The Sinobacterium norvegicum genome includes a region encoding these proteins:
- the purL gene encoding phosphoribosylformylglycinamidine synthase, producing MLILPGTSALSEFRIQKLLARIQQQVESVSSLYAEFVHFADVEGELSSEHYQTLEQLLTYGPKDEHGEAEGELFLAVPRPGTISPWSSKSTDIARNCELTQVKRLERGIAYFVTAETELNAEQKAAITALVHDRMVEVVLAEFEQAQQLFVADVPAPLENVDVLAGGKAALAEANTRLGLALADDEIDYLVDSFVGLGRNPSDVELMMFAQANSEHCRHKIFNADWTIDGEQQSHSLFKMIKNTNEVGGEGVLSAYSDNAAVVAGHEGGRFYADPETHAYSYSHEPIHLLMKVETHNHPTAISPFSGAGTGSGGEIRDEGAVGRGSKPKVGLTGYTVSNLKIPGFEQPWEVDYGKPDRIVTALDIMTEGPLGGAAFNNEFGRPNICGYFRTFEEQANGANGFEVRGYHKPIMLAGGYGNIRADHVDKPEFDAGCKLIVLGGPAMQIGLGGGAASSMTSGASSADLDFASVQRQNPEIERRCQEVIDRCWGYGDANPIAFIHDVGAGGLSNAFPELVKDGGRGGHFELRNIPNDEPGMSPLAIWCNESQERYVLAVKPEDLARFEALCQRERCPYAVVGEATEEHHLTLGDSHFDNKPVDLPMSVLFGKAPKMHREVTRQSYDMPELDFTGVSVSEAVDRVLSLPTVASKSFLITIGDRSITGMVHRDQMVGPWQVPVADCAVTTVSYDSYAGEAMSMGERTPMALIDSPASGRMAIAEALTNIASTRIADIKDIKLSANWMCAAGHPGEDEKLYDTVKAVGMELCPELGITIPVGKDSMSMRTAWQQDGEDRSVTAPMSLVITAFSPVADVRKTVTPQLRTDLGETTLLLVDLGAGKNRLGASCLAQVYQQVGNTAADIDNAAQLKGFFESVQQLLEQEQLIAYHDRSDGGLLTTLVEMAFAGRCGLDITLPATANADCSTVLPVLFNEEAGAVLQVANADLDAVMAVFEASGIANLVHAIGTVNDHEAIEIKAADKSVYKSTRAALQQTWAQTSYRVQSRRDNPECAEQEFATLSDGNPGLSSSLSFDINDDVAASLIGSGEKPAIAVLREQGVNGQIEMAAAFDRAGFVATDVHMSDLLAGKVDLADFQGLVACGGFSYGDVLGAGEGWAKSILFNPQVRDNFKRFFHREDTFALGVCNGCQMMSNLKELIPGAEDWPRFVRNNSEQFEARFSLLQVQDSPAQLLSGMSSSHMPVAIAHGEGRAEFANQEAFDKLNNSGQVALRYIDNNLDVTESYPANPNGSPAGIAGVTSKDGRVMIMMPHPERVFRTVQNSWAPESWQEDAPWMRLFRNARVFSG from the coding sequence ATGTTAATACTGCCAGGCACTTCTGCCCTATCCGAGTTCCGTATCCAAAAGTTACTAGCTCGAATACAACAGCAGGTTGAATCTGTTTCTAGTCTGTATGCTGAATTTGTTCATTTCGCCGACGTCGAAGGCGAGCTGTCTAGTGAGCATTACCAAACCTTAGAGCAGCTGTTAACTTACGGCCCAAAAGATGAGCACGGTGAGGCGGAGGGTGAGTTGTTTCTTGCTGTACCCCGCCCGGGCACAATTTCCCCTTGGTCGAGTAAGTCGACCGATATTGCGCGTAACTGTGAGCTGACGCAGGTCAAGCGTCTAGAGCGTGGTATCGCTTATTTTGTTACCGCCGAGACTGAGTTGAATGCCGAGCAAAAGGCGGCAATCACCGCCCTTGTTCACGATCGCATGGTTGAGGTGGTATTGGCCGAGTTTGAACAGGCGCAGCAGTTGTTCGTTGCCGATGTCCCGGCCCCCCTCGAAAATGTCGATGTTCTAGCAGGCGGTAAGGCGGCCTTGGCAGAGGCTAATACCCGCCTTGGCTTGGCACTGGCTGATGATGAAATTGATTATCTGGTCGACAGCTTTGTTGGCCTGGGTCGTAACCCCAGCGACGTTGAATTGATGATGTTTGCGCAGGCAAACTCTGAGCATTGTCGCCACAAGATTTTTAACGCAGATTGGACTATCGATGGTGAGCAGCAGTCGCATTCATTGTTTAAGATGATTAAAAACACTAACGAGGTTGGTGGTGAGGGCGTGCTGAGTGCCTACTCTGATAACGCTGCTGTCGTTGCCGGTCATGAGGGGGGGCGTTTCTATGCCGACCCTGAAACCCATGCCTACAGTTATAGTCATGAGCCGATTCATCTATTGATGAAGGTTGAGACGCATAACCACCCCACGGCTATTTCGCCTTTCTCCGGTGCCGGTACCGGCAGTGGCGGGGAGATCCGTGATGAGGGTGCGGTTGGCCGCGGCTCAAAGCCAAAGGTGGGTCTGACCGGTTATACCGTATCCAACCTTAAAATACCCGGCTTCGAGCAGCCCTGGGAAGTGGACTACGGCAAGCCTGATCGTATCGTCACCGCCCTGGATATTATGACCGAGGGGCCTCTCGGTGGTGCGGCCTTTAACAATGAATTCGGTCGCCCGAACATCTGTGGCTATTTCCGTACCTTCGAAGAGCAGGCCAACGGTGCCAACGGCTTCGAAGTTCGCGGCTACCACAAGCCAATTATGCTGGCCGGTGGCTACGGTAATATCCGTGCCGATCATGTCGATAAGCCAGAATTTGATGCCGGTTGTAAGCTGATTGTACTCGGTGGTCCGGCGATGCAGATTGGTCTTGGTGGTGGTGCCGCCTCATCAATGACCTCGGGTGCCTCAAGCGCCGATCTGGATTTTGCCTCCGTGCAGCGTCAAAACCCTGAGATCGAGCGTCGCTGCCAAGAGGTTATCGACCGCTGCTGGGGTTACGGTGACGCCAACCCCATTGCCTTTATTCACGATGTTGGCGCCGGCGGCTTATCGAATGCCTTCCCAGAATTGGTCAAAGATGGCGGTCGTGGTGGTCACTTCGAACTGCGTAATATTCCCAATGACGAGCCAGGCATGTCGCCATTAGCGATCTGGTGTAACGAGTCGCAGGAGCGTTATGTACTGGCTGTTAAGCCTGAGGATTTGGCTCGTTTTGAAGCCCTGTGCCAACGCGAGCGTTGCCCATACGCCGTGGTAGGTGAGGCAACAGAGGAACACCACCTGACGCTTGGCGATAGCCACTTTGATAATAAGCCGGTCGATCTACCGATGTCGGTGCTGTTTGGCAAGGCGCCAAAGATGCACCGCGAAGTGACTCGTCAAAGCTATGACATGCCCGAGCTCGATTTCACCGGCGTCAGTGTCAGCGAGGCAGTTGATCGTGTCTTGTCGCTGCCAACTGTTGCTTCTAAAAGTTTCTTAATCACCATTGGTGACCGCAGTATTACCGGTATGGTGCACCGCGATCAAATGGTTGGCCCCTGGCAGGTGCCCGTCGCAGACTGCGCGGTGACCACGGTCAGTTATGATTCCTATGCCGGCGAAGCGATGTCGATGGGTGAGCGCACGCCGATGGCGTTGATCGACAGCCCTGCATCGGGTCGTATGGCTATCGCCGAGGCACTGACCAATATTGCCTCGACCCGTATTGCCGACATCAAGGATATTAAGCTGTCGGCTAACTGGATGTGTGCCGCTGGTCACCCCGGTGAAGATGAGAAACTTTACGATACGGTGAAGGCGGTAGGCATGGAATTGTGCCCAGAACTGGGTATTACCATTCCCGTCGGTAAAGACTCGATGTCGATGCGCACGGCTTGGCAGCAAGACGGCGAAGACCGCTCTGTCACCGCGCCCATGTCGCTGGTAATTACTGCATTCAGCCCGGTTGCCGATGTGCGCAAGACGGTAACCCCGCAGTTGCGTACCGACCTTGGCGAGACAACATTATTGTTAGTGGATTTGGGTGCCGGCAAGAATCGTCTTGGCGCCTCCTGTTTGGCTCAGGTTTATCAGCAGGTGGGTAATACTGCTGCCGATATCGACAATGCGGCACAGCTCAAGGGGTTCTTTGAGTCGGTGCAACAGCTGCTCGAGCAGGAGCAGTTGATCGCCTATCACGACCGCTCCGATGGCGGTCTGTTAACCACCTTGGTTGAAATGGCCTTTGCCGGCCGCTGCGGTCTTGATATCACCCTGCCTGCGACAGCCAATGCTGATTGCAGCACTGTGTTACCGGTGCTGTTTAATGAGGAGGCCGGTGCGGTATTGCAGGTGGCTAACGCCGATCTCGATGCGGTTATGGCGGTCTTTGAGGCGTCGGGTATCGCCAATCTTGTCCATGCGATCGGTACGGTTAACGATCATGAGGCGATTGAGATCAAGGCTGCTGATAAGAGTGTCTACAAATCAACCCGAGCGGCATTGCAGCAAACTTGGGCGCAGACCAGTTATCGCGTGCAGTCTCGTCGCGACAACCCAGAGTGTGCCGAGCAAGAGTTTGCCACGCTGAGCGACGGCAACCCCGGTTTATCCAGCAGCCTGAGCTTCGACATCAACGACGATGTTGCTGCGTCATTGATCGGCAGTGGTGAAAAGCCTGCGATTGCGGTGCTACGAGAGCAGGGTGTCAACGGTCAGATTGAAATGGCGGCGGCCTTTGATAGGGCGGGCTTTGTCGCCACCGATGTTCATATGAGTGATTTATTAGCCGGCAAGGTTGATCTGGCGGACTTCCAAGGCTTGGTGGCCTGTGGTGGTTTCTCCTATGGTGATGTCCTTGGTGCCGGTGAAGGCTGGGCTAAGAGCATACTGTTCAACCCCCAGGTGCGGGACAACTTCAAGCGTTTCTTCCACCGTGAAGACACCTTTGCTCTCGGTGTTTGTAACGGTTGTCAGATGATGTCTAACTTGAAAGAGTTGATTCCGGGTGCTGAAGACTGGCCGCGATTTGTACGCAATAACAGTGAGCAGTTCGAGGCTCGTTTCTCGCTGCTGCAGGTGCAGGATTCGCCCGCTCAGTTGTTGTCAGGTATGTCGAGTTCTCATATGCCTGTTGCCATTGCGCACGGCGAAGGTCGTGCCGAGTTTGCCAACCAAGAGGCCTTCGATAAACTCAATAACAGCGGCCAGGTAGCACTGCGTTACATCGATAATAACTTGGATGTGACGGAGTCCTACCCAGCTAACCCTAATGGTTCTCCCGCAGGTATCGCTGGCGTGACCAGTAAGGATGGTCGTGTGATGATTATGATGCCGCATCCGGAGCGGGTTTTCCGTACGGTGCAAAATTCATGGGCACCAGAGAGTTGGCAGGAGGATGCGCCGTGGATGCGTCTATTCCGCAACGCCAGAGTGTTCAGCGGCTAG
- a CDS encoding cation:proton antiporter → MSVYNTFCFLAAAAILIAFINSKLIKMQATIAITAGSLALALVIIIAGQLDWFYLNDVAIHTINNLHFETFLLKGVLSFLLFAGGLGIKLSHLQDQKWEIAVLALGGTLISTFIIGFALFYLCQYINLPLNFIYCLLFGALISPTDPIAVMAIVKQLNAPRRIATQVEGESLFNDGIGLVIFVTISGIAFSQSTPTIASVSQLFLQEAIGGIVYGLVLGLIFHLLIRAAAGTHMQLLLTMIIPTSGYALSFMLEVSGPLAMVVSGIMIGNWTRKDGFSEEGGNSLDKFWSLIDEFLNSLLFLLIGLVMLTLSFHREDLLLMLIAVPLVLFSRYCSVAIPYIGFRRLRHYNPLSEKILTWGGLRGGLALALAMSVPKGIMIVPEHNIDVSEIILVMTFSVVVFSILIQGLTITPMIEKAKQLEGTSANSGTTRAKGQQ, encoded by the coding sequence ATGTCGGTATACAACACCTTCTGTTTTCTTGCAGCTGCAGCCATTCTCATTGCCTTTATTAACAGCAAGCTGATTAAGATGCAGGCCACTATTGCCATCACCGCAGGCTCCCTCGCACTCGCATTAGTGATTATTATTGCCGGGCAACTGGATTGGTTTTATTTAAACGATGTCGCCATCCACACTATCAACAACCTGCACTTTGAGACTTTTTTGCTTAAGGGCGTGTTAAGCTTTCTACTCTTCGCTGGCGGCCTTGGCATTAAGCTAAGTCACTTACAGGATCAAAAATGGGAAATCGCCGTGCTCGCCCTCGGTGGCACGCTGATTTCTACGTTTATTATTGGCTTCGCCCTCTTCTATCTCTGCCAATACATTAACCTGCCCTTAAATTTTATTTACTGCCTATTATTTGGCGCTCTGATTTCGCCGACAGACCCGATTGCCGTCATGGCGATAGTGAAGCAACTCAATGCACCACGGCGCATTGCCACACAGGTTGAAGGCGAGTCCCTGTTTAACGACGGTATTGGCTTGGTAATTTTTGTCACTATTTCTGGCATTGCCTTCAGCCAAAGCACCCCCACTATTGCCAGCGTCAGCCAGTTATTTCTCCAAGAGGCAATTGGCGGTATCGTATATGGGTTGGTGCTGGGGCTGATTTTTCACCTGCTGATCCGTGCCGCTGCCGGCACTCACATGCAGCTTCTTCTTACCATGATCATACCCACCAGCGGTTACGCCCTCTCTTTTATGCTCGAGGTGTCTGGGCCATTAGCAATGGTCGTCTCTGGGATTATGATCGGCAATTGGACGCGCAAAGACGGATTCAGCGAGGAGGGGGGAAATAGTCTCGATAAATTCTGGTCGCTGATCGATGAATTTTTAAACAGTTTATTATTCCTACTGATTGGCTTGGTGATGCTCACCTTAAGCTTCCACCGGGAGGATTTACTGTTAATGCTGATCGCAGTGCCTTTGGTTTTGTTCAGCCGCTATTGCAGCGTAGCCATTCCCTACATCGGCTTCAGACGGCTTCGCCACTACAACCCGTTGTCAGAAAAAATTCTCACCTGGGGCGGTTTACGCGGCGGCCTCGCCTTAGCCCTGGCGATGTCAGTACCCAAGGGCATAATGATAGTGCCTGAGCACAACATCGACGTAAGCGAGATCATCTTGGTGATGACATTTTCCGTCGTGGTTTTTTCTATTCTAATTCAAGGGCTGACCATTACCCCGATGATCGAAAAAGCCAAACAACTCGAAGGCACATCCGCTAACTCCGGTACCACCCGAGCAAAAGGTCAACAATAA
- the secF gene encoding protein translocase subunit SecF: MSKAIKIIPFMSYRMVATIFSALLVLGSITSLAVQGLNFGLDFTGGTQIEVYYDKPVPLEQVRETLDSNGYGGAVVVNFGSDRDVLVRLAQGFDDKAGADMVALLEQSAGVHVELKRIEFVGPQVGEELREQGGLALLLALAMVMIYVGIRFQFKFAVGAVAALGHDVIIALGVFSVLQLNFDLTVLAALLALIGYSLNDTIVVSDRIRENFRKIRKGDAEHVINVSLSEVLGRTLVTSATTLLVLIALFYWGGEMIHGFATSLLIGVTVGTYSSIYVAANILIRMNITREDLMPPEKTEADVDDRP; encoded by the coding sequence ATGTCCAAAGCAATAAAGATTATTCCATTCATGTCCTACCGCATGGTGGCGACAATATTCTCAGCGCTGTTAGTGTTGGGATCGATTACATCGCTGGCGGTTCAGGGTCTGAACTTCGGCTTAGATTTTACCGGTGGCACCCAGATAGAGGTGTATTACGATAAGCCCGTGCCGCTGGAGCAGGTGCGAGAAACCCTCGATAGCAATGGCTATGGCGGCGCTGTTGTGGTCAATTTCGGTTCCGATCGTGATGTCTTGGTGCGTTTGGCTCAGGGCTTTGACGACAAGGCCGGTGCCGATATGGTTGCGCTGTTAGAGCAGAGTGCCGGTGTTCATGTCGAGTTAAAGCGTATCGAGTTTGTCGGCCCGCAGGTCGGTGAAGAGTTGCGAGAGCAGGGTGGTTTAGCGCTGCTATTGGCATTGGCGATGGTGATGATTTATGTCGGTATTCGCTTCCAGTTTAAATTTGCTGTTGGTGCCGTGGCGGCACTAGGGCATGACGTTATTATTGCGCTGGGTGTTTTTTCGGTGTTGCAGCTGAATTTTGACTTGACCGTATTAGCCGCTTTGTTGGCGCTGATTGGTTACTCGCTCAATGATACTATTGTGGTGTCGGATAGAATCCGGGAGAACTTCCGTAAGATTCGCAAGGGCGATGCAGAGCATGTTATTAATGTGTCGCTGTCAGAGGTGCTGGGCCGAACTTTGGTTACCTCGGCGACGACTTTGCTGGTCTTGATTGCCTTGTTTTACTGGGGCGGAGAAATGATTCATGGTTTTGCCACATCGTTGTTGATTGGTGTGACGGTGGGTACTTACTCTTCGATTTATGTGGCGGCGAATATATTGATTCGGATGAATATCACCCGGGAAGATTTGATGCCACCAGAAAAAACTGAGGCCGATGTCGACGACAGACCGTAA
- the secD gene encoding protein translocase subunit SecD, translated as MLNKYPLWKYLLILMVVAIGLIYSAPNLYRPDPAVQMSHESGNDIEQATLTRVTQALSEAGVEYFGDQINGKNAIIRVNSGEAQLRAKSIAQRILGDEYIVAINLAETTPEWLRSWGAEPMKLGLDLSGGVHFLLEVDTHSAVLKRQETNLTEIKRLMRTERIRGLANLNGGEIRLRFSDEETRSEASTAIRKEYPNLERRLEERGEYFWLLVNISASEIQQIEDHAVNQNLTTLRNRVNELGVSEPLVAKQGRNRIVVELPGVQDTAQAKNILGKTATLEFRLEAKPDALASTKEQFDFRNPEGGRPSAYLNRQMVISGENVQDARSAFDENGRPQVSITLDGNGGTLMNHATRKAIGERLGVLFVERKSRTIGYELDENGLEQPIKQNYDNKEIISLATVQSALGVQFRITGLSSSKEASDLALLLRAGALAAPLDFVEERTVGPSLGAENISMGVLSVQVGLGLVVIFMLLYYKVFGLLANIALATNLVLLISLMSILGATLTLPGIAGIVLTVGMAVDANVLIFSRIKEELAAGARPAVAINSGFERAVVTIFDANITTLLVAVILYAVGTGPIKGFAVTLALGIMTSMFTAIVGTRALINLTHGRSQLKKLWI; from the coding sequence ATGTTAAACAAGTATCCACTGTGGAAATACCTCTTAATCTTGATGGTGGTGGCGATAGGCCTGATCTATTCCGCCCCTAACTTATACCGCCCCGACCCTGCTGTGCAGATGTCTCATGAGAGCGGCAACGATATCGAACAGGCGACGCTAACTCGGGTGACTCAAGCCTTGAGCGAGGCAGGTGTCGAGTATTTCGGTGACCAGATCAACGGTAAGAACGCTATTATCCGCGTGAATTCAGGCGAGGCGCAACTACGGGCCAAATCGATTGCTCAGCGTATTCTCGGCGATGAATATATTGTCGCTATCAACCTCGCTGAGACCACGCCAGAGTGGTTGCGCAGCTGGGGAGCCGAGCCGATGAAGCTCGGTCTCGACCTGAGTGGTGGTGTTCACTTCCTGCTTGAGGTCGATACCCATTCGGCGGTCTTGAAGCGACAGGAAACAAATCTGACCGAGATAAAACGCCTGATGCGTACTGAGCGTATCCGCGGTTTGGCCAATCTTAATGGTGGCGAAATCCGCCTGCGTTTTTCTGACGAAGAGACGCGCAGCGAGGCATCGACTGCGATTCGTAAAGAGTATCCAAACCTAGAGCGTCGCTTAGAAGAGCGTGGTGAATATTTCTGGTTGCTGGTTAATATCAGTGCCTCTGAGATTCAGCAAATTGAAGATCATGCCGTGAATCAAAACTTAACCACCCTGCGTAATCGCGTTAATGAGCTGGGTGTTTCTGAGCCGCTGGTGGCTAAACAGGGCCGCAATCGTATTGTGGTTGAGCTACCGGGTGTGCAGGATACTGCCCAGGCTAAGAACATTCTCGGCAAGACAGCAACACTTGAATTTAGGCTGGAAGCCAAGCCCGATGCACTGGCATCGACGAAAGAGCAGTTTGATTTCCGCAACCCAGAGGGGGGGCGCCCCAGTGCTTATTTGAATCGTCAAATGGTGATCAGCGGTGAAAATGTGCAAGATGCCCGCTCTGCCTTTGATGAGAATGGTCGCCCGCAGGTGAGTATTACCCTCGATGGTAACGGTGGTACGCTGATGAATCACGCGACACGCAAGGCCATTGGCGAGCGTTTAGGTGTGTTATTCGTCGAGCGTAAGTCACGCACTATCGGCTATGAGCTCGACGAGAATGGACTCGAGCAGCCGATTAAACAGAACTATGACAATAAAGAAATTATCAGTCTGGCAACAGTCCAGTCGGCCCTCGGTGTGCAGTTTAGAATCACCGGTTTAAGCAGCTCTAAAGAAGCCTCAGATCTCGCCTTGTTATTGCGCGCTGGTGCCTTGGCAGCGCCGCTCGACTTTGTTGAAGAGCGAACAGTGGGGCCATCGCTGGGTGCTGAAAATATTTCAATGGGTGTTCTGTCTGTGCAGGTCGGTCTTGGCTTGGTCGTCATTTTTATGCTGCTTTATTACAAGGTCTTTGGTCTGTTGGCCAATATTGCGCTGGCGACAAACCTGGTGCTGCTGATTTCACTGATGTCGATTCTGGGTGCCACGCTGACGCTGCCGGGTATTGCCGGTATTGTCTTGACCGTGGGTATGGCGGTGGATGCCAATGTACTCATTTTCTCGCGCATTAAGGAAGAGTTGGCCGCAGGGGCCAGGCCGGCAGTGGCGATAAACTCTGGTTTTGAGCGTGCTGTGGTCACCATTTTTGATGCCAACATCACCACCTTGTTAGTTGCTGTCATTCTTTATGCTGTTGGCACCGGGCCGATCAAAGGCTTTGCCGTTACCTTGGCGCTGGGTATTATGACGTCAATGTTTACTGCCATTGTTGGTACGCGGGCATTGATCAATCTTACCCACGGCAGAAGCCAGTTGAAGAAACTGTGGATTTAA
- the iscR gene encoding Fe-S cluster assembly transcriptional regulator IscR, which translates to MRLTTKGRYAVTAMLDLAIHAGEGPVSLADISSRQEISLSYLEQLFSKLRRQKLVVSVRGPGGGYQLSRATESISVAEVVDAVDESVNVTNCGGEGNCTEQGFCLTHHLWTDLSQQIHSFLHGISLDSLMQRQEVQHISARQHRKELDGANNPDTIETITLSGLG; encoded by the coding sequence ATGCGCTTGACGACAAAAGGCCGCTACGCGGTGACAGCGATGCTGGATTTAGCTATCCATGCGGGGGAGGGGCCTGTGAGTCTTGCCGATATATCGAGCCGACAGGAGATTTCCCTCTCTTACTTGGAGCAATTATTCTCTAAGCTGAGGCGCCAAAAATTAGTCGTCAGTGTTCGAGGCCCCGGTGGAGGCTATCAGTTGAGTCGCGCCACGGAGAGTATATCGGTGGCAGAGGTTGTCGACGCAGTCGATGAGTCGGTTAATGTGACTAATTGTGGCGGCGAAGGTAATTGTACCGAACAGGGTTTTTGCTTAACCCACCATTTGTGGACTGATTTAAGTCAACAAATACACAGCTTTTTACACGGTATCAGCCTAGATAGCTTGATGCAGAGACAAGAGGTGCAGCATATTTCAGCACGCCAGCACCGCAAAGAATTAGATGGCGCAAATAACCCCGACACGATTGAGACGATCACGTTGTCAGGTTTGGGCTAG
- a CDS encoding RNA methyltransferase, which produces MLQLLDQVRIILINTTHPGNIGGAARAMKNMGLSELVLVEPRCFPSEEADRRAVSAKDILDKAVVVDTVEEALEGCGLVLGTSARERRIPWPLFDPRDSAEQAKQSLQKGNKVAIMFGREDRGLTNEELQKCHFHVHIPTNEDYSSLNLAAAVQVLSYELRMSLLGEHPLEQKNAEDWDYELADAGEVEKMMVHLEQVLTEIEFLDPENPRQVMARLRRLYNRQRLDTMEVNILRGILASTQKTIAKSQK; this is translated from the coding sequence ATGTTACAGCTTTTAGATCAAGTAAGAATCATTCTTATCAATACCACTCACCCCGGTAATATCGGTGGCGCTGCCCGCGCAATGAAAAATATGGGGCTCAGCGAGTTGGTGTTGGTTGAGCCCAGGTGCTTTCCGTCTGAGGAGGCTGACAGGCGTGCGGTCAGCGCCAAGGATATTCTCGATAAGGCGGTGGTTGTCGATACCGTAGAGGAGGCGCTCGAAGGTTGTGGCTTGGTACTGGGTACCAGTGCCCGTGAACGCCGTATTCCGTGGCCGTTGTTCGATCCCCGCGACAGCGCCGAGCAGGCCAAACAGTCTTTGCAAAAAGGTAATAAGGTAGCGATTATGTTTGGCCGCGAAGACCGGGGCTTGACCAACGAAGAGCTGCAGAAATGCCACTTTCATGTTCATATCCCCACCAATGAAGACTACAGCTCGCTCAATTTGGCGGCGGCGGTTCAGGTGCTGAGCTACGAGTTGCGCATGTCGCTGCTGGGCGAGCACCCGCTTGAGCAGAAGAATGCTGAAGACTGGGATTACGAGTTGGCCGATGCGGGCGAGGTTGAGAAGATGATGGTGCACTTAGAGCAGGTGCTGACTGAGATCGAATTTCTTGACCCGGAAAACCCCAGGCAGGTAATGGCCCGTTTGCGTCGATTATACAATCGTCAGCGCCTCGATACGATGGAGGTTAATATCCTGCGCGGAATATTGGCTAGTACCCAAAAAACCATCGCTAAGTCGCAGAAATAA
- a CDS encoding inositol monophosphatase family protein, whose amino-acid sequence MQPMTKIALRAARKAGEIIERARDNLAYIDVESKGENDFVTEVDKSAEREILYHLQKAYPDHCFQGEESGLIEGSDKDYLWIIDPIDGTTNFVRDIPHYAVSIACQYKGKLEHAVVYDPIRREEFTASRGNGAQLNGRRIRVSKVTTLEGAVIGTGIPFAGHCDTHMAAYTDSLQAIAGKSAGIRRGGAASLDLAYVAAGRLDGFWEIGLQQWDIAAGALILTEAGGFISDFQGGHKYLESGNVVCGPQKVFKAMLQTISPHLGSL is encoded by the coding sequence ATGCAACCGATGACCAAAATCGCTCTACGCGCAGCTCGCAAAGCCGGTGAGATTATTGAACGCGCCAGAGATAACCTGGCTTATATCGATGTCGAATCCAAAGGCGAGAACGACTTTGTTACTGAAGTAGACAAATCGGCTGAGAGAGAAATCCTCTATCATTTACAGAAGGCCTACCCTGACCACTGTTTCCAGGGCGAAGAGTCTGGCCTTATCGAAGGCAGCGACAAAGACTATCTGTGGATTATCGACCCAATCGATGGCACCACCAACTTTGTTCGTGATATACCACACTACGCCGTTTCTATTGCCTGCCAGTACAAGGGCAAGCTAGAACACGCCGTCGTCTACGACCCAATCCGTCGCGAAGAATTCACCGCCAGCCGCGGTAATGGCGCCCAACTAAACGGCCGCCGTATCCGCGTCAGCAAGGTCACCACCCTCGAAGGCGCTGTTATCGGCACTGGTATTCCTTTTGCCGGCCACTGCGACACTCACATGGCTGCCTATACCGATAGCCTTCAGGCTATTGCCGGCAAGAGCGCCGGTATTCGTCGTGGCGGCGCCGCCTCGCTGGACCTCGCCTATGTTGCCGCCGGCCGACTCGACGGCTTCTGGGAAATCGGCCTACAGCAGTGGGATATCGCTGCCGGCGCCTTGATTCTGACCGAAGCCGGTGGCTTCATCAGCGACTTCCAAGGTGGTCACAAATACCTTGAGAGCGGCAACGTTGTTTGCGGCCCGCAAAAGGTCTTCAAGGCCATGCTACAAACTATTAGCCCCCACCTGGGCAGCCTATAA